From a single Eriocheir sinensis breed Jianghai 21 unplaced genomic scaffold, ASM2467909v1 Scaffold591, whole genome shotgun sequence genomic region:
- the LOC126993245 gene encoding uncharacterized protein LOC126993245 — MDRRLVLPLAALLLLGRGVRPYSDKTVEIVELVVPESPKVGDDVTLTCRFNLVGSNHRLYTVNWWRGKDQFYTFKGTTIDQKHAYSFDGIQVKEEASTEESVVLQNVSEETSGLFKCEVMGEGPSFRTAVANKTMTVVIPPRKVEILARSQPDPPVYRVGETIHLNCTATAAKPRADLTWKIDDLPVEDHHVQRLRDYEDHRGRVTSTLNLSWNPPAYFRSGVARVACHGGGGHNTTVTKDIYLDPASSAALNHLYASKGCQLSTTWTILNLLFFFLVRPSP; from the exons ATGGACCGCCGGCTGGTGCTGCCCCTCGCCGCCCTTCTGCTCCTGGGGCGCG gtgtgcggCCGTACAGCGACAAGACGGTGGAGATCGTGGAGCTGGTGGTGCCGGAGTCCCCCAAGGTGGGCGACGACGTGACGCTCACCTGCCGCTTCAACCTGGTGGGCAGCAATCACCGCCTCTACACCGTCAACTGGTGGCGCGGCAAGGACCAGTTCTATACCTTCAAGGGCACCACGATCGACCAAAAGCACGCCTACTCCTTCGACGGGATCCAGGTGAAA gAGGAGGCGTCCACAGAGGAGTCAGTGGTGCTGCAGAACGTGTCGGAGGAGACTTCGGGGCTGTTCAAGTGTGAGGTGATGGGCGAAGGTCCCTCCTTCCGCACCGCCGTGGCCAACAAGACCATGACCGTCGTGA TCCCGCCGCGGAAGGTGGAGATCCTGGCGCGGTCTCAGCCCGACCCGCCGGTGTACCGCGTGGGGGAGACGATACACCTAAACTGCACGGCGACGGCAGCCAAGCCTCGCGCCGACCTCACCTGGAAGATTGATGACCTGCCG GTGGAGGACCATCATGTTCAGCGCCTCCGGGACTACGAGGACCACCGGGGCCGTGTCACCTCCACGCTCAACCTGTCCTGGAACCCCCCGGCATACTTCCGCAGCGGCGTGGCGCGGGTGGCGTGTCACGGTGGTGGTGGCcacaacaccaccgtcaccaagGACATCTACCTCGACCCCGCCTCCAGCGCCGCTCTCAACCACCTCTACGCCTCCAAAG gATGTCAACTCTCAACCACCTGGACCATCCTCaacttgctcttcttcttcctcgtcaggCCCTCGCCCTAG